From Bacillus oleivorans, the proteins below share one genomic window:
- a CDS encoding nuclear transport factor 2 family protein yields MNKLSTEQNGTSPLSLKEMAVSFLQLVASGNIREAYERYISPDFRHHNPYFRGDRDSLMQAMEENEVQSPDKMLEVKQAIQEKDTVVVYSHIRQNPDDLGAAVVHIFRFHDNQIVELWDVGQAIPEDSPNENGMF; encoded by the coding sequence ATGAATAAATTGAGTACGGAACAAAACGGTACATCTCCCCTCTCCCTCAAAGAAATGGCAGTGTCTTTTTTGCAGCTAGTCGCATCAGGAAATATTCGCGAAGCATACGAGCGTTACATAAGCCCTGACTTTCGTCACCATAACCCCTATTTCCGCGGTGATCGAGACTCGCTCATGCAGGCAATGGAAGAGAATGAAGTTCAAAGCCCTGACAAAATGCTTGAGGTCAAACAAGCAATTCAAGAGAAAGACACGGTTGTCGTTTATTCGCATATACGGCAAAATCCAGATGATCTAGGAGCGGCTGTTGTCCATATCTTCCGTTTCCATGATAACCAAATCGTTGAATTGTGGGATGTCGGTCAGGCCATCCCAGAGGATTCTCCGAACGAGAACGGAATGTTTTAA
- a CDS encoding DeoR/GlpR family DNA-binding transcription regulator has product MLPFERRKWLEQQIKLHKVIDIEDVSTKLNVSAMTIRRDLKELEKNGKVIRTHGGAISVDSFSEEIPYSSKITKNITEKKEISLKALQLIKENSTIILDSGTTTLELAKILKDRSDLTIVTNDVKIANELLESSNKIIVTGGELQQGIGALYGTATQEMLSIIHADIFFLGAHAIDLKHGVTAPTFEKSLIKQLMIKASEETWLLADFSKFNKKAFSKVCSLTEIEGIVTDSSIEPSIIKDYESKTKILYGEVESGLR; this is encoded by the coding sequence ATGCTACCTTTTGAAAGAAGAAAATGGTTAGAACAGCAAATTAAATTACATAAAGTAATTGATATTGAAGATGTCTCAACTAAGCTAAATGTTTCTGCAATGACGATTCGAAGGGATCTAAAGGAACTTGAGAAAAATGGTAAAGTAATCCGAACACATGGGGGAGCCATTTCAGTCGATTCCTTTTCTGAGGAAATTCCTTATTCCTCCAAAATAACTAAAAATATTACAGAGAAAAAAGAAATTTCATTAAAGGCCCTGCAATTAATTAAGGAGAATTCAACCATTATATTGGATTCAGGAACAACCACGTTAGAACTTGCCAAAATATTAAAAGATAGAAGTGATTTAACAATCGTTACTAATGATGTGAAAATTGCTAATGAATTACTAGAAAGCTCTAATAAAATAATTGTAACAGGTGGTGAGCTACAACAAGGTATTGGTGCTCTATATGGGACGGCTACTCAAGAAATGCTTTCAATCATTCATGCAGATATTTTCTTCTTAGGTGCACACGCTATCGATTTAAAACATGGAGTTACAGCACCTACTTTTGAAAAGTCATTGATTAAACAATTGATGATTAAAGCCTCAGAAGAGACATGGCTTTTGGCAGACTTTAGTAAATTTAATAAGAAGGCCTTCTCGAAGGTTTGCAGTTTAACAGAAATAGAAGGAATAGTCACTGATTCTAGTATTGAGCCCTCAATTATTAAAGATTATGAATCCAAAACAAAAATTTTATATGGGGAAGTAGAATCAGGGTTAAGGTAA